One Engystomops pustulosus chromosome 7, aEngPut4.maternal, whole genome shotgun sequence DNA window includes the following coding sequences:
- the VPS45 gene encoding LOW QUALITY PROTEIN: vacuolar protein sorting-associated protein 45 (The sequence of the model RefSeq protein was modified relative to this genomic sequence to represent the inferred CDS: substituted 1 base at 1 genomic stop codon) encodes MNVVLAVKQYVSKMIEDSGPGMKVLLMDKETTSVVSMVYTQSEILQKEVYLFERIDSANRESMKHLKAICFLRPTKENVDYLIKELRRPKYSVYFLYFSNVISKSDVKSLAEADEQEVVAEVQEFYGDYIAVNPHVFSLNIVGCYQGRNWDPVQLSRATQGLTALLLSLKKCPMIRYQLSSEMAKRLAEGVKQVITKEYELFDFRRTEVPPLLLILDRSDDAITPLLNQWTYQAMVHELLGINNNRIDLSRVPGISKDLKEVVLSAENDEFYANNMYLNFGEIGTNIKNLMEDFQRKKPKEQQKLESITDMKAFVENYPQFKKMSGTVSKHVTVVGELSRLVSERHLMEVSEVEQELSCQNDHSNALQNVKRLLQNQRLSELDATRLVMLYALHYERHSSNALQSLLADLRNRGVSEKYRRVRCFWFSPLNPPVIWYNWRPGXQSLFYWSSSWWPVAITKQFFKGLKGVENVYTQHQPFLLDTLDQLIKGKLKDNMYPYVGPSTLRDRPQDIIIFMVGGATYEEAFTVYNLNRTTPGVRIVLGGTTVHNTKSFLEEVQSAGLHGRTTEAYQGATRSSVRR; translated from the exons ATGAACGTGGTGCTGGCAGTCAAGCAGTATGTGTCCAAGATGATAGAGGACAGCGGGCCGGGCATGAAGGTGCTGCTCATGGACAAGGAGACG ACAAGTGTGGTCAGTATGGTCTACACCCAGTCTGAGATCCTACAGAAGGAGGTCTACCTCTTCGAACGCATCGACTCGGCCAACCGGGAGAGCATGAAGCACCTGAAGGCCATCTGTTTCCTCAGGCCCACCAAG GAAAATGTTGACTACCTGATCAAGGAGCTGCGACGACCCAAGTACAGCGTCTACTTcctgt ATTTTAGCAACGTGATCAGTAAGAGCGATGTGAAGTCTCTGGCGGAGGCAGATGAACAGGAGGTGGTGGCAGAAGTGCAG GAGTTCTATGGAGATTACATCGCAGTAAATCCTCATGTCTTTTCTCTGAACATAGTGGGCTGCTATCAG GGTAGGAACTGGGATCCCGTCCAGCTGTCCAGAGCCACACAAGGACTGACCGCCCTGCTCCTATCCCTGAAGAAGTGCCCGATGATCCGGTACCAGCTGTCTTCAGAAATGGCCAAGAGGCTGGCGGAGGGGGTGAAG CAAGTCATTACCAAGGAGTATGAGCTGTTTGATTTCCGGCGTACGGAGGTGCCGCCTCTGCTCCTCATCTTGGATCGCTCCGATGACGCCATCACTCCCTTACTCAACCAG TGGACGTACCAGGCCATGGTGCACGAGTTATTGGGGATCAACAACAATCGCATCGACCTGTCCCGTGTGCCGGGGATCAGCAAGGATCTGAAGGAAGTGGTGCTCTCTGCAGAGAACGATGAGTTCTACGCTAAC AACATGTACCTGAATTTTGGAGAGATTGGGACCAATATTAAGAACCTGATGGAAGATTTCCAAAGGAAAAAACCCAAAGAACAGCAGAAGCTGGAGTCTATCACTGATATGAAG GCTTTTGTAGAAAACTATCCTCAGTTCAAGAAAATGTCGGGCACGGTGTCCAAGCACGTGACGGTGGTGGGGGAGCTGTCGCGGCTGGTGAGCGAGCGCCATCTCATGGAGGTGTCGGAGGTGGAGCAGGAGTTGTCTTGTCAGAATGATCACTCCAATGCTCTGCAG AACGTGAAGCGTCTTCTCCAGAACCAGCGCTTGTCAGAACTGGATGCCACGCGCCTGGTCATGCTCTACGCTCTGCACTACGAGCGGCACAGCAGCAACGCTCTGCAGAGTCTCCTCGCTGACCTGCGCAACCGCGGAGTATCCGAGAAGTATCGCAGGGTACGTTGTTTTTGGTTTTCCCCTTTAAATCCCCCCGTAATTTGGTATAATTGGAGGCCGGGGTAACAATCTCTTTTCTATTGGTCGAGCAGCTGGTGGCCGGTGGCCATCACCAAGCAGTTCTTCAAGGGACTTAAG GGGGTGGAGAACGTCTACACCCAGCACCAGCCGTTCCTTCTCGATACCTTGGACCAACTTATAAAAGGGAAACTGAAGGACAACATGTACCCCTACGTAGGACCCAGCACCCTGCGAGACAG GCCTCAGGACATCATCATCTTCATGGTGGGAGGAGCCACTTACGAAGAAGCTTTTACAGTTTATAACCTGAATCGGACGACCCCAGGGGTCCGCATAGTCCTTGGCGGGACCACCGTACACAATACAAAGAG TTTCCTGGAGGAAGTCCAATCTGCTGGTCTCCATGGCCGGACTACAGAAGCGTACCAGGGGGCAACACGGTCATCGGTCAGAAGATGA